From Patescibacteria group bacterium, a single genomic window includes:
- the rpsG gene encoding 30S ribosomal protein S7 yields the protein MSRGNTKAKKQPIQPDAKYGSILMSKFINYVMLNGKKTVAERIVYEAFDTASVELKSEPMEVFDLMIKNVGPIVEVKGKRIGGANYQVPVEVNKDRKNTLAMRWILAAANKKKGQKLALKLSDEIIQACKNEGAAVKKREETHKMAEANKAFAHFARF from the coding sequence ATGTCACGAGGAAATACAAAAGCTAAGAAGCAGCCAATACAGCCCGATGCAAAATACGGCAGCATTTTGATGTCAAAATTCATCAATTACGTCATGCTAAATGGCAAGAAAACTGTTGCTGAGCGAATCGTCTACGAAGCATTTGATACCGCTTCTGTCGAGCTTAAGTCTGAGCCGATGGAAGTATTCGATCTGATGATCAAAAACGTCGGTCCGATTGTAGAGGTTAAGGGAAAGCGAATCGGCGGTGCCAACTATCAGGTGCCAGTCGAGGTCAACAAAGACCGCAAAAATACACTTGCCATGCGCTGGATTCTAGCCGCTGCCAATAAGAAAAAGGGCCAAAAACTTGCACTCAAACTTTCAGATGAAATAATTCAGGCCTGCAAGAATGAAGGCGCAGCCGTGAAAAAACGCGAAGAAACTCATAAGATGGCGGAAGCCAACAAGGCGTTTGCCCACTTCGCAAGATTCTAA
- the rpsL gene encoding 30S ribosomal protein S12, with amino-acid sequence MPTINQLVRKGRTRAKNKVKTTALKNTFNYLKNKPVAMPKGCPLKRGVCVKVGTMTPKKPNSALRKFARVRLTNGMEVNAYIPGEGHNLQEHSVVMIRGGRVKDLPGMRYHIIRGKLDLEGVKDRKQARSKYGVKLVKAS; translated from the coding sequence ATGCCAACAATCAACCAATTAGTAAGAAAAGGCCGAACAAGGGCCAAGAACAAAGTTAAGACAACTGCGCTTAAGAACACTTTTAACTATCTTAAGAATAAGCCGGTTGCCATGCCGAAAGGCTGCCCCCTAAAGCGCGGCGTTTGTGTGAAGGTTGGCACCATGACCCCGAAAAAGCCTAACTCCGCTTTGCGTAAATTTGCCCGTGTCAGACTTACAAACGGCATGGAAGTAAACGCATATATCCCTGGCGAAGGCCACAATCTACAGGAACACTCTGTGGTTATGATTCGCGGCGGACGCGTGAAGGACCTTCCTGGTATGCGATATCACATTATCCGTGGAAAGCTCGACCTTGAAGGTGTCAAAGACCGCAAACAAGCCCGAAGCAAATACGGGGTAAAGCTTGTCAAAGCCAGCTAA